One Mytilus trossulus isolate FHL-02 chromosome 5, PNRI_Mtr1.1.1.hap1, whole genome shotgun sequence DNA segment encodes these proteins:
- the LOC134718969 gene encoding mothers against decapentaplegic homolog 4-like isoform X1 yields the protein MGSQAPTSADACLSIVHSLMCHRQGGESESFAKRAIESLVKKLKEKRDELDSLITAITTNGAHPSKCVTIQRTLDGRLQVAGRKGFPHVIYARIWRWPDLHKNELKHVKYCQYAFDLKQDSVCVNPYHYERVVSPGIDLSGLTIQHAAPPTRLVKDEYGSDIGMEGASSQHGQGSPTPQSTVQHQQLHQTQQLAGAGQAGPNPIHAMSPQPLSSPSPQSAASSISHAHGVPQSPLDCYGNQIPHVSQAQPALSPFPRTAPEGATWTGNNTATYTQNLEPQYWNNNHLQSQEMLTPLTNQPPPEFWCTITYFELDQQVGETFKVPYSYSTVKVDGYTDPSSLDRFCLGQLSNVHRTEASERARLHIGKGVQLDYRGEGDVWIRCVSDHSVFVQSYYLDREAGRAPGDAVHKIYPSAYIKVFDIRQCHRQMQQQAATAQAAAAAQAAAVAGNVPGPASVGGIAPAVGLSAAAGIGVDDLRRLCILRLSFVKGWGPDYPRHSIKETPCWIEVQLHRPLQLLDEVLQTMPLSDPRPRGFFLG from the exons ATGGGGTCCCAGGCTCCAACATCAGCCGATGCCTGTTTAAGTATTGTTCACAGCCTAATGTGCCATAGGCAAGGAGGAGAGAGTGAAAGCTTTGCCAAACGGGCCATTGAAAGCTTGGTGAAAAAACTGAAAGAGAAAAGGGATGAATTGGACAGTTTGATCACGGCTATAACAACAAATGGTGCACATCCTTCTAAATGTGTGACAATCCAGCGGACATTAGATGGGAGACTTCAg GTGGCTGGAAGGAAAGGTTTCCCTCATGTGATTTATGCTCGTATTTGGCGATGGCCTGATTTGCATAAAAATGAACTGAAACATGTCAAATACTGTCAGTATGCTTTTGACCTGAAGCAGGATAGCGTCTGTGTAAATCCTTATCATTATGAGAGAGTTGTTTCCCCTGGGATAG atttgtCAGGATTAACCATACAGCATGCAG ctCCACCCACCAGACTGGTGAAAGATGAATATGGAAGTGATATCGGTATGGAAGGGGCAAGTAGTCAACATG GTCAAGGGTCACCGACCCCTCAGAGCACAGTTCAACACCAGCAGCTACACCAGACACAGCAGTTGGCGGGGGCGGGGCAGGCTGGACCGAACCCTATCCACGCCATGTCCCCACAGCCCCTGTCTTCACCTTCTCCCCAGTCAG CTGCCAGTTCCATCAGTCATGCCCATGGTGTTCCTCAGTCACCGTTGGATTGTTATGGCAACCAAATACCTCATGTATCTCAGGCACAACCAGCCCTAAGTCCTTTTCCTAGAA CTGCTCCTGAAGGTGCTACATGGACGGGGAACAACACTGCCACCTATACACAAAACCTAGAACCTCAGTACT ggaACAACAATCATTTACAAAGTCAAGAAATGCTAACACCATTAACTAACCAGCCTC CTCCTGAATTCTGGTGCACCATTACTTATTTTGAACTTGATCAGCAAGTTGGTGAAACTTTTAAAGTTCCCTACAGTTATTCCACAGTGAAGGTTGATGGATATACTGACCCATCCAGTTTAGACCGATTCTGTTTAGGACAGCTCTCCAATGTCCATAGAACTGAAGCAAGCGAGCGGGCTCG attACACATAGGTAAAGGAGTACAGTTGGATTACCGAGGTGAGGGAGATGTATGGATCAGGTGTGTCAGTGACCACAGTGTATTTGTACAGAGCTATTACCTTGACCGTGAGGCTGGCCGAGCGCCAGGGGATGCTGTCCATAAAATATATCCCAGTGCATATATAAAG gtATTTGATATTCGTCAGTGTCATAGACAGATGCAACAACAAGCGGCTACAGCCCAGGCGGCAGCTGCTGCACAGGCTGCTGCTGTGGCAGGAAATGTTCCAGGACCTGCTTCAGTTGGTGGCATTGCTCCTGCTGTCG GTTTAAGTGCGGCTGCAGGGATAGGCGTTGATGACTTACGGAGGTTGTGCATATTAAGGTTGAGCTTTGTGAAAGGCTGGGGTCCAGATTACCCAAGACACAGCATTAAAGAGACTCCATGTTGGATAGAGGTACAGCTCCATCGACCTCTGCAACTTTTGGACGAGGTTTTGCAAACAATGCCACTTAGTGATCCCCGCCCACGGGGGTTCTTTTTAGGATGA
- the LOC134718969 gene encoding mothers against decapentaplegic homolog 4-like isoform X2, translating into MGSQAPTSADACLSIVHSLMCHRQGGESESFAKRAIESLVKKLKEKRDELDSLITAITTNGAHPSKCVTIQRTLDGRLQVAGRKGFPHVIYARIWRWPDLHKNELKHVKYCQYAFDLKQDSVCVNPYHYERVVSPGIDLSGLTIQHAAPPTRLVKDEYGSDIGMEGASSQHAASSISHAHGVPQSPLDCYGNQIPHVSQAQPALSPFPRTAPEGATWTGNNTATYTQNLEPQYWNNNHLQSQEMLTPLTNQPPPEFWCTITYFELDQQVGETFKVPYSYSTVKVDGYTDPSSLDRFCLGQLSNVHRTEASERARLHIGKGVQLDYRGEGDVWIRCVSDHSVFVQSYYLDREAGRAPGDAVHKIYPSAYIKVFDIRQCHRQMQQQAATAQAAAAAQAAAVAGNVPGPASVGGIAPAVGLSAAAGIGVDDLRRLCILRLSFVKGWGPDYPRHSIKETPCWIEVQLHRPLQLLDEVLQTMPLSDPRPRGFFLG; encoded by the exons ATGGGGTCCCAGGCTCCAACATCAGCCGATGCCTGTTTAAGTATTGTTCACAGCCTAATGTGCCATAGGCAAGGAGGAGAGAGTGAAAGCTTTGCCAAACGGGCCATTGAAAGCTTGGTGAAAAAACTGAAAGAGAAAAGGGATGAATTGGACAGTTTGATCACGGCTATAACAACAAATGGTGCACATCCTTCTAAATGTGTGACAATCCAGCGGACATTAGATGGGAGACTTCAg GTGGCTGGAAGGAAAGGTTTCCCTCATGTGATTTATGCTCGTATTTGGCGATGGCCTGATTTGCATAAAAATGAACTGAAACATGTCAAATACTGTCAGTATGCTTTTGACCTGAAGCAGGATAGCGTCTGTGTAAATCCTTATCATTATGAGAGAGTTGTTTCCCCTGGGATAG atttgtCAGGATTAACCATACAGCATGCAG ctCCACCCACCAGACTGGTGAAAGATGAATATGGAAGTGATATCGGTATGGAAGGGGCAAGTAGTCAACATG CTGCCAGTTCCATCAGTCATGCCCATGGTGTTCCTCAGTCACCGTTGGATTGTTATGGCAACCAAATACCTCATGTATCTCAGGCACAACCAGCCCTAAGTCCTTTTCCTAGAA CTGCTCCTGAAGGTGCTACATGGACGGGGAACAACACTGCCACCTATACACAAAACCTAGAACCTCAGTACT ggaACAACAATCATTTACAAAGTCAAGAAATGCTAACACCATTAACTAACCAGCCTC CTCCTGAATTCTGGTGCACCATTACTTATTTTGAACTTGATCAGCAAGTTGGTGAAACTTTTAAAGTTCCCTACAGTTATTCCACAGTGAAGGTTGATGGATATACTGACCCATCCAGTTTAGACCGATTCTGTTTAGGACAGCTCTCCAATGTCCATAGAACTGAAGCAAGCGAGCGGGCTCG attACACATAGGTAAAGGAGTACAGTTGGATTACCGAGGTGAGGGAGATGTATGGATCAGGTGTGTCAGTGACCACAGTGTATTTGTACAGAGCTATTACCTTGACCGTGAGGCTGGCCGAGCGCCAGGGGATGCTGTCCATAAAATATATCCCAGTGCATATATAAAG gtATTTGATATTCGTCAGTGTCATAGACAGATGCAACAACAAGCGGCTACAGCCCAGGCGGCAGCTGCTGCACAGGCTGCTGCTGTGGCAGGAAATGTTCCAGGACCTGCTTCAGTTGGTGGCATTGCTCCTGCTGTCG GTTTAAGTGCGGCTGCAGGGATAGGCGTTGATGACTTACGGAGGTTGTGCATATTAAGGTTGAGCTTTGTGAAAGGCTGGGGTCCAGATTACCCAAGACACAGCATTAAAGAGACTCCATGTTGGATAGAGGTACAGCTCCATCGACCTCTGCAACTTTTGGACGAGGTTTTGCAAACAATGCCACTTAGTGATCCCCGCCCACGGGGGTTCTTTTTAGGATGA